In Thermoanaerobaculia bacterium, one DNA window encodes the following:
- the nuoL gene encoding NADH-quinone oxidoreductase subunit L has translation MIPLFVLPLLPFLGFLLCGLLGRKLGKTFVTVCGVGSVAATTVLAWVRLVPFAADAFAGHAAPILERYGSWIRAGNVSVDFAMRLDPLSALMLSFVTFVGFLIHVYSVGYMHHDEGYWRYFSYLNLFMFAMLTLVLGSNFLILFVGWEGVGLCSYLLIAFDYQKESSARAGRKAFVANRVGDFGFLIGLFLVLGLFGSLEFDRIFPAAAAAPERFAPAMTAIALCLFIGACGKSAQLPLYVWLPDAMAGPTPVSALIHAATMVTAGVYVVARANVFFRLSPTAMAVVAIVGGATALFAAIIGTAQTDIKKVLAYSTISQLGYMFLACGVGAFVAGMFHVMTHAFFKALLFLGSGSVIHAMGGEQDMRRMGGLRRALPVTYWTFLAATLAIAGIPVWAGFFSKDEILGAVFAKSPALWAVGFVAAGLTSFYMFRVVYLTFFGTFRGTEEEKHHLHESPATMTGPLVILAILSTVGGFVGLPAFLGERANLFHRFLSPIVPPIAAGALIGELGCGTEIALIAASVAVALVGWVVARTFYSGERAGTVPERFVRAFPGVHRVVENKFYVDELYEAVIYRPFRALSRMFWKVVDTLIIDGLVNAGSFLVELAGDLLRFFTTGNVRNYALTFLLGIVALLAYLGWAPR, from the coding sequence TCGAGCGTTACGGCTCCTGGATCCGCGCCGGGAACGTCTCCGTCGATTTCGCGATGCGCCTCGACCCGCTCTCGGCGCTGATGCTCTCGTTCGTCACGTTCGTCGGTTTCCTGATCCACGTCTACTCCGTCGGGTACATGCACCACGACGAGGGCTACTGGCGGTATTTCAGCTATCTGAACCTCTTCATGTTCGCGATGCTGACGCTCGTTCTCGGGTCGAACTTCCTCATCCTTTTCGTCGGCTGGGAAGGCGTGGGGCTCTGTTCCTACCTCCTGATCGCCTTCGACTACCAGAAGGAGTCCTCCGCCCGCGCGGGACGGAAGGCGTTCGTCGCCAACCGCGTCGGCGACTTCGGGTTCCTGATCGGTTTGTTCCTCGTCCTCGGCCTCTTCGGCTCGCTCGAGTTCGACCGGATCTTCCCGGCGGCCGCGGCCGCGCCGGAGCGGTTCGCTCCCGCGATGACCGCGATCGCGCTCTGCCTCTTCATCGGCGCCTGCGGGAAGAGCGCGCAGCTCCCGCTGTACGTCTGGCTCCCCGACGCCATGGCCGGCCCGACGCCGGTCTCGGCGCTCATCCACGCCGCGACGATGGTCACGGCGGGCGTCTACGTCGTGGCGCGCGCGAACGTCTTCTTCCGCCTCTCGCCGACCGCCATGGCCGTCGTCGCGATCGTCGGGGGCGCGACCGCGCTCTTCGCCGCGATCATCGGAACCGCCCAGACCGACATCAAGAAGGTGCTCGCCTACTCGACGATCTCCCAGCTCGGCTACATGTTCCTCGCGTGCGGCGTCGGCGCGTTCGTCGCCGGGATGTTCCACGTGATGACGCACGCGTTCTTCAAGGCGCTCCTCTTCCTCGGCTCGGGGTCGGTCATCCACGCGATGGGCGGGGAGCAGGACATGCGCCGGATGGGCGGGCTCCGCCGCGCGCTCCCGGTGACGTACTGGACGTTCCTCGCGGCCACGCTCGCGATCGCGGGCATTCCGGTCTGGGCCGGCTTCTTCTCGAAGGACGAGATCCTCGGCGCGGTCTTCGCGAAGAGCCCGGCGCTGTGGGCGGTCGGCTTCGTGGCGGCCGGACTCACCTCCTTCTACATGTTCCGCGTGGTGTATCTGACGTTCTTCGGGACCTTCCGGGGGACCGAGGAGGAGAAGCATCATCTCCACGAGTCTCCGGCGACCATGACCGGGCCGCTCGTGATCCTCGCCATCCTCTCGACCGTCGGCGGGTTCGTCGGGCTCCCGGCCTTCCTCGGCGAGCGGGCGAATCTCTTCCACCGGTTCCTCTCCCCGATCGTCCCGCCGATCGCCGCCGGCGCCTTGATCGGCGAGCTCGGCTGCGGAACCGAGATCGCGCTGATCGCGGCGTCCGTCGCGGTCGCTCTCGTGGGGTGGGTCGTCGCGCGGACGTTCTACTCGGGCGAGCGCGCGGGGACGGTCCCGGAGCGGTTCGTGCGCGCCTTCCCGGGCGTCCACCGCGTCGTCGAGAACAAGTTCTATGTCGACGAGCTCTACGAGGCGGTGATCTACCGCCCGTTCCGCGCGCTCTCCCGGATGTTCTGGAAGGTGGTCGACACGCTGATCATCGACGGACTCGTCAACGCGGGCTCCTTCCTGGTCGAGCTCGCGGGGGACCTCCTCCGCTTCTTCACCACCGGAAACGTCCGGAACTACGCGCTCACGTTCCTCCTCGGGATCGTGGCCCTCCTGGCCTACCTCGGATGGGCGCCGCGATGA